One Streptomyces lincolnensis genomic region harbors:
- a CDS encoding LacI family DNA-binding transcriptional regulator, protein MTVTLADVAARAQVSPATVSRVLNGNYPVAASTRERVLRAVDELDYVLNGPASALAAATSDLVGILVNDIADPFFGIMAGAIQSEIGGPGGRAGGERLAVVCNTGGSPERELTYLTLLQRQRAAAVVLTGGAVEDEPHQKAMSAKLRKLAEAGTRIVLCGRPPAPETGAFALTFDNRGGGRELTEHLIGLGHRRLGYIAGPEERTTTRHRLEGHRAALDAHGITEDPRWTVWGRYDRQSGYDATLELLRRDPSLTAVVAANDSVALGACAALRDSGLRIPEDVSVAGFDDLPFSVDAVPALTTVRLPLAEAGARAGRIAMGREEPPPGGIATVRGELMVRGSSGGPRG, encoded by the coding sequence ATGACGGTGACCCTGGCGGACGTGGCGGCCCGCGCGCAGGTCTCGCCCGCGACGGTGTCGCGCGTGCTGAACGGGAACTATCCCGTGGCCGCTTCCACCCGCGAGCGGGTGCTGCGCGCCGTGGACGAGCTGGACTACGTGCTGAACGGGCCGGCGAGCGCGCTGGCGGCGGCCACGTCCGACCTGGTGGGGATTCTCGTCAACGACATCGCCGACCCCTTCTTCGGGATCATGGCGGGGGCGATCCAGTCGGAGATCGGGGGGCCGGGCGGGCGGGCCGGGGGTGAGCGGCTGGCGGTCGTGTGCAACACGGGGGGTTCTCCCGAGCGGGAGCTGACGTATCTGACCCTGCTGCAGCGGCAGCGGGCCGCGGCGGTCGTCCTGACCGGCGGGGCGGTGGAGGACGAGCCGCATCAGAAGGCCATGTCGGCGAAGCTGCGGAAGCTGGCGGAGGCGGGGACCCGGATCGTGCTGTGCGGGCGGCCGCCGGCGCCGGAGACCGGGGCCTTCGCGCTGACCTTCGACAACCGCGGGGGCGGGCGGGAGCTGACCGAGCACCTCATCGGGCTGGGGCACCGTCGGCTCGGCTACATCGCCGGACCCGAGGAGCGCACGACCACGCGGCACCGGCTGGAGGGGCATCGGGCGGCCCTCGACGCCCACGGGATCACCGAGGATCCCCGGTGGACCGTGTGGGGGCGCTACGACCGGCAGTCCGGCTACGACGCCACGCTGGAGCTGCTGCGGCGGGATCCGTCGTTGACCGCCGTCGTCGCCGCGAACGACTCCGTCGCGCTGGGGGCGTGTGCGGCGCTGCGGGATTCCGGGCTGCGGATTCCGGAGGACGTCTCCGTCGCCGGGTTCGACGATCTGCCGTTCAGCGTGGACGCGGTGCCGGCGTTGACGACGGTGCGGTTGCCTCTCGCGGAGGCGGGGGCTCGGGCGGGGCGGATCGCGATGGGGCGGGAGGAGCCGCCGCCGGGGGGGATCGCGACGGTTCGGGGGGAGCTGATGGTTCGGGGGTCTTCTGGGGGGCCGCGGGGTTGA
- a CDS encoding Gfo/Idh/MocA family protein has product MTRKTVRIAMNGVTGRMGYRQHLVRSILALREQGGLDLGDGTVLWPEPILVGRREHALKALAEQHGLDPANISTDVDAVLADPTVEIYFDAQVTSAREEAIKKAIAAGKHIYTEKPTATGLDGALELARLAAAAGIKHGVVQDKLFLPGLLKLKRLIDGGFFGRILSIRGEFGYWVFEGDWQTAQRPSWNYRAEDGGGIVVDMFPHWEYVLHELFGRVKSVQALTATHIPQRWDENDKPYDATADDAAYGVFELEGGAIAQINSSWAVRVNRDELVEFQVDGTEGSAVAGLRNCRVQHRSATPKPVWNPDIPATEVFRDQWQEVPDNAEFDNGFKAQWELFLRHVYADAPYHWDLLAGARGVQLAELGLRSSAEGRRLDVPEVSL; this is encoded by the coding sequence GTGACACGCAAGACGGTGCGAATCGCCATGAACGGTGTGACCGGGCGCATGGGCTACCGCCAGCACCTGGTCCGCTCCATCCTGGCCCTCCGCGAGCAGGGCGGCCTCGACCTCGGCGACGGCACCGTGCTGTGGCCCGAGCCGATCCTGGTCGGCCGCCGCGAGCACGCCCTCAAGGCACTCGCCGAGCAGCACGGCCTGGACCCGGCGAACATCTCCACGGACGTCGACGCGGTCCTCGCCGACCCGACCGTCGAGATCTACTTCGACGCCCAGGTCACCTCCGCCCGCGAGGAGGCGATCAAGAAGGCGATCGCCGCGGGCAAGCACATCTACACCGAGAAGCCCACCGCCACCGGTCTCGACGGCGCCCTGGAGCTGGCGAGGCTGGCCGCCGCGGCCGGCATCAAGCACGGCGTGGTCCAGGACAAGCTGTTCCTGCCGGGCCTGCTCAAGCTCAAGCGCCTCATCGACGGCGGCTTCTTCGGCCGCATCCTCTCGATCCGCGGCGAGTTCGGCTACTGGGTCTTCGAGGGCGACTGGCAGACCGCCCAGCGCCCCTCCTGGAACTACCGCGCCGAGGACGGCGGTGGCATCGTTGTCGACATGTTCCCGCACTGGGAGTACGTGCTGCACGAGCTGTTCGGCCGCGTGAAGTCCGTCCAGGCCCTCACCGCCACCCACATCCCGCAGCGCTGGGACGAGAACGACAAGCCCTACGACGCCACGGCGGACGACGCGGCGTACGGCGTCTTCGAACTCGAAGGCGGCGCCATCGCCCAGATCAACTCCTCCTGGGCGGTCCGCGTCAACCGCGACGAACTCGTCGAGTTCCAGGTCGACGGCACCGAGGGCTCCGCGGTCGCCGGTCTGCGCAACTGCCGTGTCCAGCACCGCAGCGCCACCCCCAAGCCGGTCTGGAACCCGGACATCCCCGCCACCGAGGTCTTCCGCGACCAGTGGCAGGAGGTGCCCGACAACGCCGAGTTCGACAACGGCTTCAAGGCCCAGTGGGAGCTGTTCCTGAGGCACGTCTACGCCGACGCCCCCTACCACTGGGACCTCCTCGCCGGCGCCCGCGGCGTCCAGCTCGCCGAGCTGGGCCTGAGGTCCTCGGCCGAGGGCCGCCGTCTCGACGTACCGGAGGTCTCCCTGTGA
- a CDS encoding sugar phosphate isomerase/epimerase family protein, which produces MTVKQLSLPELVDTCRELGVGNVGLWREPVQSYGVEETAKLVRDAGLTVTTLCRGGFFTAIDPEERAAALADNRRAIDEAATLGTDTLVLVSGGLPAGSKDLHGARERIADALAELGPYAESNGVRLAIEPLHPMYASDRCVVSTLAQALDIAERFPAQQVGVTVDTYHIWWDDHAPAQIARAGAGGRIHTFQLADWTTPLPEGVLTGRGQIGDGSIDMREWQRHVEAAGYTGAIEVELFNDVLWARDGREVLAETAERFVAHTD; this is translated from the coding sequence ATGACGGTCAAGCAGCTGTCGCTGCCGGAACTGGTCGACACCTGCCGCGAGCTGGGCGTCGGCAACGTCGGCCTGTGGCGCGAGCCCGTCCAGTCGTACGGCGTGGAGGAGACGGCGAAACTGGTCCGCGACGCGGGCCTGACCGTCACCACCCTGTGCCGGGGCGGCTTCTTCACGGCGATCGACCCCGAGGAGCGGGCCGCGGCCCTGGCCGACAACCGCCGTGCCATCGACGAGGCGGCCACGCTCGGCACGGACACCCTCGTCCTGGTCTCCGGCGGCCTCCCGGCCGGCTCCAAGGACCTGCACGGCGCGCGCGAGCGGATCGCCGACGCGCTCGCCGAGCTGGGCCCCTACGCGGAGTCGAACGGCGTCCGACTGGCCATCGAGCCGCTGCACCCCATGTACGCCTCCGACCGCTGCGTGGTCTCCACCCTCGCCCAGGCCCTCGACATCGCGGAGCGCTTCCCCGCGCAGCAGGTCGGCGTGACCGTGGACACCTACCACATCTGGTGGGACGACCACGCGCCCGCGCAGATCGCCCGCGCGGGCGCCGGCGGCCGTATCCACACCTTCCAGCTCGCCGACTGGACGACCCCGCTGCCCGAGGGCGTCCTGACCGGCCGCGGACAGATCGGCGACGGCTCGATCGACATGCGTGAGTGGCAGCGCCATGTCGAGGCGGCCGGCTACACCGGCGCCATCGAGGTCGAGCTCTTCAACGACGTCCTGTGGGCCCGCGACGGCCGCGAGGTCCTCGCCGAGACCGCCGAACGGTTCGTGGCCCACACGGACTGA
- a CDS encoding dihydrodipicolinate synthase family protein — protein sequence MTVRLPDPEGGFRVYEPRQEPLAVTSGTPLTSRTVFSAAHVVADPFADTTPDSPAAVDWDATLAFRRHLWSHGLGVAEAMDTAQRGMGLDWAGAAELIRRSAAEARSVGGLIACGVGTDQLTGPATLDEVRAAYEEQLALVEESGAQAILMASRALAAAAKGPEDYLEVYGHLLRQAAEPVVLHWLGPMFDPALEGYWGSSDLDAATDTFLEVIAAHPDKVDGIKVSLLEAQREIDIRRRLPEGVRCYTGDDFNYPELIAGDEKGFSHALLGIFDPLGPLAAEAVRVLDTGDTAGFRELLDPTVELSRHLFQAPTRFYKTGVVFLAWLAGHQSHFTMVGGLQSARSLPHFARAYELADGLGLFPDPKLAEERMKNLLSLYGVDQ from the coding sequence GTGACCGTCCGACTCCCCGACCCCGAGGGGGGCTTCCGCGTCTACGAGCCCCGGCAGGAGCCCCTCGCCGTCACCTCCGGCACCCCCCTCACCTCCCGTACGGTCTTCTCGGCGGCGCATGTCGTCGCGGACCCGTTCGCCGACACCACCCCGGACTCCCCGGCGGCCGTCGACTGGGACGCCACCCTCGCCTTCCGCCGCCACCTGTGGTCGCACGGCCTCGGTGTCGCCGAGGCGATGGACACCGCCCAGCGCGGCATGGGCCTGGACTGGGCGGGCGCGGCCGAGCTGATCCGCCGGTCCGCCGCCGAGGCCAGGTCGGTCGGCGGCCTCATCGCCTGCGGCGTCGGCACCGACCAGCTGACCGGCCCGGCGACCCTGGACGAGGTCCGCGCGGCCTACGAGGAGCAGCTGGCCCTCGTCGAGGAGTCCGGCGCCCAGGCGATCCTGATGGCCTCCCGCGCCCTCGCGGCGGCGGCCAAGGGCCCCGAGGACTACCTGGAGGTCTACGGGCACCTGCTGCGCCAGGCCGCCGAACCGGTCGTCCTGCACTGGCTCGGCCCGATGTTCGACCCGGCGCTGGAGGGCTACTGGGGCTCGTCCGACCTGGACGCGGCCACGGACACCTTCCTGGAGGTCATCGCCGCGCACCCGGACAAGGTGGACGGCATCAAGGTCTCCCTGCTGGAGGCCCAGCGGGAGATCGACATCCGCCGCCGCCTGCCCGAGGGCGTCCGCTGCTACACGGGCGACGACTTCAACTACCCCGAGCTGATCGCGGGCGACGAGAAGGGCTTCAGCCACGCCCTGCTCGGCATCTTCGATCCGCTGGGCCCGCTGGCGGCCGAGGCGGTGCGCGTCCTGGACACGGGCGACACGGCGGGCTTCCGCGAACTCCTCGACCCCACGGTCGAGTTGTCCCGCCACCTCTTCCAGGCGCCGACCCGCTTCTACAAGACGGGCGTGGTGTTCCTGGCGTGGCTCGCGGGCCACCAGTCCCACTTCACGATGGTCGGCGGCCTCCAGTCGGCCCGCTCGCTGCCGCACTTCGCCCGCGCCTACGAACTCGCCGACGGACTGGGCCTGTTCCCAGACCCGAAGCTGGCGGAGGAGCGCATGAAGAACCTGCTCTCGCTGTACGGGGTGGACCAGTGA
- the rbsD gene encoding D-ribose pyranase, which produces MKRAGILNRHLSGALAELGHGDGVLVCDAGMPIPDGPRVVDLAFRAGVPSFAEVVEGLLAELVVEGATAASEVREANAAASDLLDGHFPELRLVSHEKLKELSAGARLVVRTGEARPYANVLLRCGVFF; this is translated from the coding sequence GTGAAGAGGGCCGGAATCCTGAACCGTCATCTGTCCGGGGCGCTGGCCGAGCTGGGGCACGGGGACGGGGTGCTGGTGTGCGACGCCGGGATGCCGATACCCGACGGGCCGCGCGTCGTCGACCTGGCGTTCCGGGCCGGGGTGCCGTCCTTCGCCGAGGTGGTGGAGGGCCTGCTGGCCGAGCTGGTGGTGGAGGGCGCGACGGCGGCGAGCGAGGTGCGGGAGGCGAACGCGGCGGCCTCGGACCTGCTGGACGGGCACTTCCCCGAACTGCGCCTCGTCTCCCACGAGAAGCTCAAGGAGCTGTCGGCCGGCGCGCGGCTGGTCGTCCGCACGGGCGAGGCCCGGCCGTACGCGAACGTGCTGCTGCGGTGCGGGGTGTTCTTCTAG
- a CDS encoding DUF1963 domain-containing protein produces MTPEETRGRLGPFRDKALARGIPVDEVERWMDTARPCAILAKDGDGDGPVVGRFGGPLLLPVGTPHPSHPFVASLDLAALPADATDLPLPADGRLLLFAYPEDEGGGADMGHVLYVPADAAVTERDKDAWPLYEIDEYREVFERFPEEPLRATAEVSLPYHHLVELPEPPYADVLPGHPHAEELAEVWDETYDDIAASGPLQLGGYASQEAVDVDPVATAVARATGRARPALEEVADWVLLADWSPDITGQEGATVHWVIRRGDLAAHRFDRAFTSVFWNP; encoded by the coding sequence ATGACTCCTGAGGAGACGCGGGGCCGGCTGGGTCCCTTCCGTGACAAGGCGCTCGCGCGTGGGATCCCGGTCGACGAGGTGGAGCGGTGGATGGACACCGCCCGTCCCTGCGCGATCCTGGCGAAGGACGGGGACGGGGACGGGCCGGTCGTGGGCCGGTTCGGTGGTCCGCTGCTGCTTCCCGTCGGCACCCCGCATCCCTCCCACCCCTTCGTCGCCTCCCTCGACCTCGCGGCCCTGCCCGCCGACGCCACGGACCTCCCTCTGCCGGCCGACGGCCGGCTGCTGCTGTTCGCCTACCCCGAGGACGAGGGCGGCGGCGCCGACATGGGGCACGTGCTGTACGTCCCCGCCGATGCGGCCGTGACGGAGCGGGACAAGGACGCCTGGCCCCTGTACGAGATCGACGAGTACCGGGAGGTGTTCGAGCGGTTCCCGGAGGAACCGCTGCGGGCGACGGCCGAGGTCTCCCTGCCCTACCACCACCTGGTCGAACTCCCCGAACCCCCGTACGCCGATGTGCTGCCCGGCCATCCCCACGCCGAGGAACTGGCCGAGGTGTGGGACGAGACGTACGACGACATAGCCGCCTCGGGGCCGCTCCAGCTCGGCGGATACGCCTCGCAGGAGGCCGTCGACGTCGACCCGGTCGCCACCGCCGTGGCCCGCGCGACGGGCCGGGCCCGACCGGCCCTGGAAGAGGTCGCCGACTGGGTGCTGCTCGCGGACTGGTCCCCCGACATCACGGGCCAGGAGGGCGCCACCGTCCACTGGGTGATCCGACGCGGGGACCTGGCCGCGCACCGCTTCGACCGCGCGTTCACCTCGGTCTTCTGGAATCCGTGA